The Candidatus Saccharibacteria bacterium sequence TTGCAATGGAAGTTTAAACAAGCGCAACGAGGGGTATTGAGTGAGTCTGATACCGATGTTTTCAAACAGCTACTCGTCGAATTATTAACAGATATCGATGATGATATAGTGATGATGCAGCGCGATATTTCGATAGATTATAAGCTGCTTATTTTATCACATAAGTACGGTGAATCTGTCGTAGACCACGCTGAACGAAGGGGTCAAAAGTACTACTACAACGAAACATTACTCTACGATTATGATCAGCAATCCCCTCTGTTTGCAATCGAATTTATGGGTGCCAAAAATAAAGATATTACTATTGAGGGTTTTGTGCGCACGGTTATTTTCCCTGGGGTGACATGCGCCATCGACGTAGACGGTGTTGAGCTTAGTGCTCCGCTTGAGGAGCGAAAAACCTTTCAGGTTTTTTTCTTCGATACCTTAGTTACTCGTGATAAAGCGTATAAAGTACAAACCTCTATGGAATCAAATCCAACGATCACGCCCTTCCTAAAAGTTGGTAAAAAAAGATATCCAATGAGCCTGGTGACACATCGTTATAGCTACATAAACAACGAAAGCGACGGAGCGTATCGCGTAATGGCCAATAAGATAGTTCGCAGGCGGCGGACGAGGCTTGAGGTTGTAAGCAGTACGCCTGTGAGGCGAACTTTGCACGAGCTGTATTATTTGCTAGCACTTTCTAAGCGACTTCGTCTTAATCTTGTAAGGAATGCACTCGCAGAGCTGAAAAAAGGCGACATCAGTAAGTTAAAAGAAGCGATCACGATTCTTCTTGGCAGTCTACTTACTAACGCGAAGTCGATATCTTGGCGTATTATTTATCACTTTTGCAAACCTTGGGTTAAGGGAAAAATCTGGCTTGTTTCAGACCGAATAGTGGCAGCGGGTGACAATGGCGAGGCGTTATTTCGCCACCTTCAAACCTCGACCGACATTCCGGGTGATGTGCGAGTGTACTTTGCAGTTGCCCGAAGCAGTAGCGACTACGAGCGAATGAAACGATATGGCAGCGTTGTGGATAGGGGTAGTTTTAGATATAAAATACTTTTTCTTATGTCTGATAAGATTATATCCTCACACGCCGATGACTTTGTCATAAATGCTTTCGACAGGCTATGGCGTGATCTTATTGATCTCTATAAGTTTGATTTTGTGTTTTTGCAGCACGGTATAACGAAGGACGATATTTCAAGCTGGCTTAAGCGATCTAGTAAAAATATGAAGCTATTTGTAACTGCCGCCAAGCCCGAACTTGAGTCAATCATTCAAAATAATTACGATTATAATCGCGATATTGTGAAGCTAACTGGGTTTCCGCGCTACGACCTTCTGGAAAACAAGCCGGCAAACAAGATAATTCTCGCCCCTACATGGCGCCAGAACATTGCCGGTGAGACGAATGCAAAGACGGGTGTGCGATCTAAGGATAATAACTTCAAGAATACCGAGTACTATAAGTTCTATCAATCAATTATGAGTGATAAGCGGATTATTTCGGCGCTGAAGAAACATAATATGACCGGCGAATTATTTCTGCATCCGGCACTTTCGTCACAGGTGGATGATTTTGTTCAGAATGAGCAGTTTCGCGTTAAGGCGCCGCCATACGACTACAGGGCTGCATTTAAGGAGGGGAACCTTCTTATCACCGACTATTCAAGTGTGTTTTTTGATTTTGCGTATCTAAAGAAGCCGGTCATTTATACGCAGTTTGACTTTGAAACACTTTACTCGGATCACTTTTACAATAAAGGTTACTTTGAGTATCCAAGAGATGGTTTTGGTCCGGTCGCGTATGATATCAATACAGCCGTGGCGGCGATTGTGAAAAGTATTGAATCGAACTGCGCAATGGAAGAAAAGTATAAAAAAAGGGTTGAAAGCTTCTTCGGGCACTTCGACAAAAATAATAGTCAGCGGGTCCTCGAGTCTATATTAGCTATCGAGAAAGAATAGTACAAAATGGTACAATAATTGTATGACTAAACAGCTTCCAGAAGTCGCTATTATTACACGAACCAAAGATCGCGCTATTTTGCTCGAACGAGCCATCCAGTCGGTGCATAAGCAGACGATGGGTGACTTCATTCATGTCATTATTAATGACGCAGGTGATCCTGAGCCGGTTGATAGGCTTGTGGCCAAGTACGAAAAAATAATCAAAGGGCGAGTAAAGGTTATTCACAACGATAGATCTAGCGGAATGGAGGCTGCCTCAAATAAGGCTATCCAGAGTGTTGATTCTGTTTTTGTCGCTATTCACGACGACGACGATACGTGGCATCCTGAGTTTCTCGAACGATCAGTTGAGAGTATGAAGAAAAACGACAGTATGGGCGTGGTGGTGAGGACAGATAAGGTGACGGAAGAGCTTGTTGGGGCTAGTGGGCCTGTAAACCATGTCAAGACGGAGCAGTGGATGCCTGATATGAAGGTTATTAATCTCTACAGACAATGCATAGATAATCAAATGACCCCTATAACGTTCATCTACCGACGCAGCGTTTTTAAAGAGATCGGTTATTACGACGAAACATTGCCTGTATTAGGCGATTGGGATTTTGGAATAAGGTTCTTACAAAAATACGATGTGGAGTTTTTAGACCCCGGCTTTGCACTTGCGAACTATCACCATCGAAAGTTCGTTGCTGGCTCAACAGCAAACAACAGCTTTGGTAGCGGCACGGACAGGCACCGTTACTACTCTAACAAGTTGATGAATAAATATTTGCGACAAGAGATTGCGGAAGGGCGCCTGGGAGTAGGCTATATTATGAGCAAGCTCAAATATGATCAGGGATATATTGCCACTGTGGCAAAACGCCTTTTACCTAACTTTATTGTTGGCAAACTTAAGAACCGCGTTCGTTCATAGTAGATTATCGAAGCAGTGACATCGGGATAACAGCGTTGATGTTTCCATTTGTGTCATGGCTAGTGCGAAGATATGTTACGCCCTCCATATCGATTTTGGTTGCGAAAAATATTACCGATCCAGCTGGAATAAGATCTCCGACCGGCAATCCAGTCGTCGGATTTCTTTTGTACGTATTACGCTGCACGGTGAGGTAGCGTGGTGATTGAAGCGCTACAAAGTCCTCGCGTAAATCGGAGGCACTAATGGCTAAATTTGAGCTACTGTTAGTGTCATCTTGAGTTCGAAGATATGACTGGTCGGTTATGACCTTTGAAGCGAAACGAATCTTTGTCCCTGCCGGTATAACAGATCCTGATGTAGCGCCAGTCGTCGGGTTTCTTTTGTACGTATCGCGGATAGTGATAAGATCGCGAACATACTTTAGGTTCAAGAAATCCTCTTTGAGTGATGTAAACGGAATGCCTTTTTGCAGATTTCTATCAGTATCGTGTTGGGTGCGAAGATAGGTTTGTCCGTTAACGACAATTTTACTGGTAAAATGTATTTTTGTTCCAGAATTAATCGTGCTATCTATCGCTGTGCCAGTGGCCGGGGTGACTTTTTGGGTGGTTGAAGCGGTCACGAAATCGCGCGCATACTTGATAGGCGTGAAGGGTATTTCCATAAAGGCTGCGAGGGGTATTCCCGGATACTCGCCCGTAGCGGGTAGGCCATTTGTGAGATACGTTATCCCGTTTAGTGTTGTTTTGTAGTCGTAGTATTGCTGCGAGTTTGCACCAATAGATAATCCTGTTGTGGCTTGCGTGCGAAGATCAACTTCCTGGGTGTTCGTAGCGGCTTGTAGCCAGCGGGGCTGACCAAGTCTTTCGTATGCTACGCTCGTTTCGCGAAGACTGGCAAGAGGGATACCTGCCTGAATATTTCTGTCTGAGTCGTGTTGTGTTCTGAGGTATGAACTAGCGCCAATGTTAACTTTTGTGGGCGCGTATATTTTTGTTCCCGCAGGAATTAACGCTCCAACCGGACGCTCAGTAATAGGGTCTAACTTATAGAGATCACTTGTTGTTTCAAAAAAGCGTGGCGACGTAAGAGGTGTATAGCTTATCGTTACCTCTTCAAGATCACTAACGAGAATTCCTTTATTCTCGTTTTTGTCGGTGTCGTGACGTGTGCGGATATAGGTTACGCCGTCGCTAGTAATTTTACTCGAGAAGAATATCTGAGTGCCGGCTGCAATAGTGCCGTCGACGTTACTATATGTTCCAGGATTCTTTTTGTAAGTGTCGGTCTTTACTTGCATCCATCGGGGCGTTTGCAGTGAGGTGAAGCTGGCCCGAGTACTGCCGAACCAATCGGTGAAGTATAGGTAAAAGTTTCTGTTACCGTACGCACCGCAAGGTGCAGTTCCCCAGCCTGCGTCGCGAGCGGCCTTATTGGGCTGGTAGGGAGTGTAGTTGTAGAGAGCTTGCGTTGCTCTATTTTCGATATAGACCGTACTGCCGCCACACGAAGAATTTGGACTATATTGAATGAAGTTATTGCCAAGTTCGTATGGCGTATACCAAGAGGGGCTGTCGTTAAGGATTGCCCTGAACATCTTTGCTGCCCAATCGAGCTGATTGGTTAATCCGTAATAATCGGAGTCGCAGGGTGCGGTGTCGGGACATCCGTATCCGGTGGCGCTGCGGTACTGAATATTAAGCGGCCATGTGTCGGTAACGAGGCCCTGCTCTTTTTGAAGTAAGACTAGGAGTACTTGGGGGTTAATGGAATATTTCTGAGCAGCGTTATAGATAATCTGTGCGGCAGACTTTCCATCTTGTGAATAATTTTTTAAGCATATAAATGTTGTCTGCCCGTATTTGTAACGTCCCCACTCGGCGCGGGTTATTCGGCCGTCGCCGTTGTAGTCTTTGCCGCCTGCCATCTCTGATGTTTGTGTACCATTAGTGTCGCAGGTAGGTACTTTTTTGTTCAGAAAGGTCTGAATGGCACCTGCGGACATTGTACTTTTGTTTGTCATGATCGAGTTGTCCATGATATTGCCGGCTTTCCAGCCTGTAAGCGCTTGTGCTGGCGCATCTTGCATGAACGACGCGGCAATACTTGTGATAAGTCCGAATAATGAGAGAGTTATTATATTTATTCTTTTGTTAGTCATAGGCTATTTAATCTCATATTCTTTTGTGGCGGTGCCAGTTTTGTTATTGATGGTCACTGAAAGAGTTATTGTCCATACTCCATCTGGGAGTTCGGTTCTTGGTATAGTGAAGCCTTTGCAGGTCGAGGCGTTAGGGAGTGCCTGGATACCACTCGACCTTGTAACGACGACGCCACTCTTTTTAAGGCTGATCTTACAGGTGCCAGTATTGGTAATCGACTCGATGAGGCTGCTGATTTTTATCTCATTATCATAAGTGGTAACAGAGGTGATAGTAGTGACGACCGTACCAGCTGGCGGAGTATCTTGTTTGTCGTTTTCAATAGGTGTTTTTGGTGAGTCGGATGTTTCGTCGGTTGGAGGAGTTGTGGCCGGAGCTTTGTCTTGGTCGGTTGGAATGTTTGCCGTTTGATTTAAATCTTCAGCTGGAGGTGTCGGGCGATTCGATACAATAGCAAACACCGAAAAGCCAGCGACAAGAGCGAGTACGAATATCGCTGAAATTACTACCTTTTTGTTTATTGTATTTCTTTTTATCTTCATTTTTTATACCATCTTTATCTCCTGTAAATTATAATATTCTCAGACTATTGTGTCAACGCGGCATGAATATCCAGAGCGGAGTGCTGACGAGATAATGTAACTGTGACGCATCTGCTATGCACCTCAGTTGATATTTGGTATGCTAGGTGCTGTATGAGAGATAATAACCCTGAGATCGTTGACGCGGTAGTTATAGGCGGTGGCTTTTATGGCCTGCGCATCGCACTATTCCTACATGAACAGCTTGGCGTTCAAAAGATTGCGATTATAGAAAAAGAAAAAGCGCTCATGTCGCGGGCGTCGTACGTTAACCAGGCTCGTGTTCATAACGGCTATCACTATCCGCGTAGTCTTCTTACCGGATACAGGTCGGCAGTTAACTTTCCGACATTTGTTGAAGAGTACAAGCCGGCAATCGTTAGTGATTTCGACAAATACTACTCGATTGCCCGTCATCTGTCTAAGGTGAATGCGGGTCAGTTTAGGGCGTTTAGTGAAAAAATCGGCTCAGATATTGCACCAGCATCGCCAGAAATAGAAAAACTATTCAATCCGCATCTTATTGAAAAGACATTTCTTGTTAAGGAGTATGCTTTCGATTCTCATATCCTTCGCGACCTATTAGTGGAGCGTATTGCGAAATACAAAGGAAGCATTACTATTCACAACGAAGAAGAAGTTCAAACTGTTGACTATACAAATAATCAACTAGGAGTCACGACAAATAAGCAGAAATACTTAGCGGATAAGGTATTTAACTGCACCTACTCACAAATCAATGCGCTTCATAGGCGGTCGGGGCTGCCTTTGGTGGGATTAAAACACGAGATTACCGAGATGTGCTTAGTGGAGTTGCCTAAGGGGCTCGAGAACTTTAGCGTAACGGTAATGGACGGTCCATTCTTTTCAATTATGCCTTTTCCGAGTCGGAAGCTTCATACGTTATCTCATGTTCGTTACACGCCGCATACGTCGTGGATTGATAACGAAGAGACACCGGACGTGCTTAAAGATTCGCATAAATACTATGACGGCTACGATCTTCATACTAATTACAAAAAAATGGAATCGGATGTTCTGCGTTATGTACCGGCGCTGAAGGGTATGAAGCTTCGAGACACGATTAGCGAAGTGAAGACAGTCCTCGTTAAGAGCGAAAGTGATGATAGCCGACCGATTCTCTTTAAGAGCAACTTGGGCTTTCCTGGGTACACCTGTATAATGGGAGGAAAAGTTGATAATATTTATGATGTCTTTGTAGACTTAGAGGTGTTGTATGGGAAAAAATAAGAAAATGTCACTTGTGGCTAAAAGTGAGCTTGAGGACATTTTTGTATCTGTAGTTATTGTGGCAGATGCCGAGGTAGATGCACTTTCGACATATTTGAAAGACCTATCAAGCCTATTGGAAGGCCATTATACTAATTACGAGATCCTTCTTGTTAATAATGGCGTCGATCAAAAAGAAATAATTGATGCGTCAGCACTATTAGAGTCACTTCCTTGTATTCGCATAATGAGCCTCTCACAGCGCACCAGGTACGATACGGCTGTTTTTGCCGGCCTCGAGGCTGCAATCGGAGATTTTGTGTGCACGGTTAATCCAACGGTGGATCCTATCGACAGTATTGAAGGTATCGTAAAACAGAACAGGGAATACGATGTCGTTCAAGGGGTTAGCGACGTGCCTATAACCGGTGCGTTCGGTAATCGTTTGGGCCGAAACCTCTTTTATTGGTATAACCGTAAACATATCAATATCGACATACCTATCAATGCGACGTATTTTGCCTCTTATAGTCGTCGTGCGGTAAACGCGCTCACTAGCACACACCGTAATCACCGACATATTCGCCACCTTGTTCGTCTTATAGGCTTCAAGCCAACACTTTTTTCGTATAGGCCAAAGCAAAACCCTAGTAATCAACGAAGTCTTCGGACAGGCGTTATCGAGGCGCTCGAGATTGCCACGAGTTACTCGACGCACCCTTTGCGTTTCGTGACATGGCTGGGGGTTTTTGCTAGTTTCATTAACATTCTGTACATAGGCTACGTCCTTGCTCTTAACATATCGAATACGCGAGTTGCCGAGGGTTGGACGACGACCTCTTTACAGCTTTCTGGCATGTTCTTTATACTTTTCATCATTATGGTGATTTTGGCAGAGTATGTTGGGCGAATTTTGGTTGAAAGTCGCCAGGAGCCTCAATATTACGTTACCGACGAGTCGGTCAGTACTATTTCGATGGCAGATGTTTCACGTCGGAATATTGCAAAATAAAGGGTTAGTAATAGAGGAGTTAATATGAGTAAAAGTGCTACCGTACGAAAAAAGTTCCCATCTTGGCAGTTTCCAGATTTCGAAAGTAACGAACTAAGCCCTAAGAGTAGTAAATATTGCGTGTGTGTTTTTGTTATTAATGAAGGCGAACGCATTCAAAAACAGCTGGCCGCAATGAAAAAATATTCTAATATTGTCGATGTTGTTGTTGCGGACGGTGGTAGTACGGATGGGTCTCTTGAGCCAGCGTTCTTGAAGAAGCAAAACGTGCGAGCCTTACTCACAAAGAAAGGCCCTGGTAAATTAAGCGCGCAAATGCGCATGGCATTCGCTTGGGCGCTTGCTGAAGGCTATGAGGGCGTGGTTGTAGTAGATGGAAATGGTAAGGATGACATCTCTGCGATTCCTCAGTTTATTAAGCTTCTCGACGATGGGTTTGATCATATTCAGGGCTCACGATTCATTCCAGGCGGTAAGGCTATTAATACTCCTCTGTCGCGTGAAATTGGACTTCACCTATTGCACGCGCCTCTAATCAGCTTAGCTTCACGAAAACGTCATACAGATACTACGAACGGCTTCCGCGGTTATAGCGCTTCGCTACTGAAAGATGAAGACGTTGCGGTTTTTCGTGATATTTTTCAGACATACGAACTCCATTACTACTTGGCAATTGAAAGCTCGCGCCGCAAGCAATACAAAACCGTAGAAACACCAGTAACGCGCGCTTATCCGAAGAGTGGTAAAACGCCAACGAAGATAAGTCCCCTAAAGGGCAATGCGCATATTCTCAAAGTACTTTTTAGTGCCGCTCTTGGTAAGTACAAAAAATAACCCCATGAATAAAATCACTAAGTTTATCGGTAAAAATAAAGTCTCTATTTCAATCGTCCTTAGTGGTTTTATTCTTTTTATTGTTAATGTACTGATCTTCTATCCTGGCTTTATGAGTGCGGATTCGATTACGCAACTTGCGCAGGTAATGGGAGAGCGGCCTGTGACCGATTGGCATCCACCGGTGATGGTTTTGGTGTGGGGCATTTTGCTAGATATTACAGGCAAAGTGGGCTCCATGCTAATGTTGCAGCTTGCAATGCTGTGGGCGAGTCTCGTACTTTTAGCGATATATATCCATCGCATTACTTCCTCTGTTAAATATGCAATTTTGCCACTTGTCGTTGGTGTTGCTCCTTTTGTAATTTCTATATCCGGCGTGATTTGGAAGGATTGTCACATGGCGTTTTCGCTACTCTTAGCTGCCGTACTGACACTTTATTTGAAGCAATTAAAGTTTAAAAAAGCCATTCGCTACTGCATTCTTGTCGTTATTGGTCTGCTGATTCTCTACGCGTGCCTTCTACGGCATAATGCTCTTTTTGCAGCAATCCCCTTAATCTATGTTGCAATCAGCTATGGTATATCGACGCGAATGAGGAGTCAAAGGATACTATATACAGCGGCATTTGTACTAGTGACATTTGTGGCCGGGTCAATCGTGAGTGGTCTAACATCTGCACGTACGACGAATCCATCATCCGCTGTTATGCTCGACGATATCGTCAATACATTGTCAGTTAGCGATGTGCGTAAAGCCGGAATCGATAGTGATCTAAGTCAGATTATTCAAGACGCAGTTCATAAGTGCCGTAATAGGGATATTGTTTTCAATAGCATTGCGTATTGTAGCGGTAAAGAGGCGGGTTATAGGCTCTCGTATGATCATCCTGAGGCGCTTCGTGCGGTTTGGGGATATATGTTGGAGCATAAGCCGTGGGAATATCTTGGTTTTAGGCTACACGCTTTTAGTATCTTTATGTTTACACCCGAGCGCCTTAGCTATTACTGGAATGCCGGTATCGAAGATAATGACCTCGATCAGAAAGTAAAGTTCGAAGACCTAGGCAAGAGCCTTAGTGTTTATGTAATAGATTTTGGTTATAAATATTTCTCTGTGTTATTTATGCCTTGGTTTTGGATTGTATTTAACAGTATTCTACTGGGCTATGCCTATAAACGCTTAAAAACAATGCGTCTATTCGTGTGCGCGCTTGCAATGTCTGCAGTTCTCTACATCCTTAGCTACGCGCCAGTTGTCATAGGGGTGGACTACAGGTACATATATTGGTCTGTCTTTGCCTCATTGCTGGCGGCTCTACTTGCGTGGATAGATATTCGCTATCGCAAGAATGTTTAATACTGCACTAAAACCGCGTTAAGTTTGACGCCAAGTATTTCGTTTTTTCTTTAGTAGGTTATCTAAGGGAAGCTGCATGTTATTCTCGGTGATTGGAACTTCCTTGTAAGTCAGCTCTTCAATTGTGAACGAGCCAGGAAGGACGCCGCCAACTTCTGTGGTGATAGTAACATTCTGTTCACCGCCCCGAATTGTTACTGGAAAAGTTGCTTCGTGAGAGTAGGAAGGTACGGATACAGGGAGTTCCATAGCGGAGGCGTTATTAAGATTAACAAGGTAGCGTGGAATTTTATTTAACAGAGGATTAATAGCAGAAGCCTGATAGCGTATATGGATTTCGTAAAGACGCGCCTTATCGGATGTATTTGCCGGTAGCTTAAAAGATTTTCCATCGCGCTGCGCGGTCACTGTAGGGTATGTGATATTGCTTATTGTCGCTTTATCTTTTAGCTTCCATAAAAAGTGTGAGTCATTCTTGGCTACTATGTCGTAGTGTGTCAATAGGTGATCGTAGAAGTCCCACGTTGTTGACATGAGCCACTCTTCGTATGAGAAAAACAATGGACGCATTGTAATGGCATAATCTGAGTTGCTTTTTATGAAATCGGACACATAGGATTGGCGTCGTTTTTCTCCGAGCGCATGGATGATATAATCTTCACCTCCCTGGGAGGGATTGAGCGTATCTGACAAGTAGCTATCATAGACGCTCGTGTAGGTTGACCATACTGTCGCTCCTTTCGATATGTAAGGCTGGAACTCATCGACGCGCTTTTTCCACTTCTTGTTTAGAACGAAATAGTCATCCTTGGCGGGTGCTTGGCTTGCCTTTACAAGGATATCCTTAATCCAAAACTCACTAGACGACACGATGTAGATATTAGTTTGTACAATGAGGAATCCTGCAAGTAGGCCAACG is a genomic window containing:
- a CDS encoding CDP-glycerol glycerophosphotransferase family protein; translated protein: MSQQGNKFKFSFVMPIYNVEEYLSETVESILSQTMNFEKDCQIVFINDGSPDNSKDICLQFKKRYPNNIEYIEQENAGVSAARNRGIEVATGKYISFLDPDDKLSSDTLNEVYDFFETNGDKIDIVSIRLKFFDAKQGEHMLNYKYDTSRVIDIEKEPQSVQLSGGSIFVRREAFVSHDFRFDPKVKYGEDAKLINEIILEKGAYGVVAGPIYWYRKRKNDSSALSHTVRDRKWYIDMLNDVHGHLFRLSRQKIGRVSRYIQYVAMYDLQWKFKQAQRGVLSESDTDVFKQLLVELLTDIDDDIVMMQRDISIDYKLLILSHKYGESVVDHAERRGQKYYYNETLLYDYDQQSPLFAIEFMGAKNKDITIEGFVRTVIFPGVTCAIDVDGVELSAPLEERKTFQVFFFDTLVTRDKAYKVQTSMESNPTITPFLKVGKKRYPMSLVTHRYSYINNESDGAYRVMANKIVRRRRTRLEVVSSTPVRRTLHELYYLLALSKRLRLNLVRNALAELKKGDISKLKEAITILLGSLLTNAKSISWRIIYHFCKPWVKGKIWLVSDRIVAAGDNGEALFRHLQTSTDIPGDVRVYFAVARSSSDYERMKRYGSVVDRGSFRYKILFLMSDKIISSHADDFVINAFDRLWRDLIDLYKFDFVFLQHGITKDDISSWLKRSSKNMKLFVTAAKPELESIIQNNYDYNRDIVKLTGFPRYDLLENKPANKIILAPTWRQNIAGETNAKTGVRSKDNNFKNTEYYKFYQSIMSDKRIISALKKHNMTGELFLHPALSSQVDDFVQNEQFRVKAPPYDYRAAFKEGNLLITDYSSVFFDFAYLKKPVIYTQFDFETLYSDHFYNKGYFEYPRDGFGPVAYDINTAVAAIVKSIESNCAMEEKYKKRVESFFGHFDKNNSQRVLESILAIEKE
- a CDS encoding glycosyltransferase family 2 protein; translated protein: MTKQLPEVAIITRTKDRAILLERAIQSVHKQTMGDFIHVIINDAGDPEPVDRLVAKYEKIIKGRVKVIHNDRSSGMEAASNKAIQSVDSVFVAIHDDDDTWHPEFLERSVESMKKNDSMGVVVRTDKVTEELVGASGPVNHVKTEQWMPDMKVINLYRQCIDNQMTPITFIYRRSVFKEIGYYDETLPVLGDWDFGIRFLQKYDVEFLDPGFALANYHHRKFVAGSTANNSFGSGTDRHRYYSNKLMNKYLRQEIAEGRLGVGYIMSKLKYDQGYIATVAKRLLPNFIVGKLKNRVRS
- a CDS encoding FAD-binding oxidoreductase, with amino-acid sequence MRDNNPEIVDAVVIGGGFYGLRIALFLHEQLGVQKIAIIEKEKALMSRASYVNQARVHNGYHYPRSLLTGYRSAVNFPTFVEEYKPAIVSDFDKYYSIARHLSKVNAGQFRAFSEKIGSDIAPASPEIEKLFNPHLIEKTFLVKEYAFDSHILRDLLVERIAKYKGSITIHNEEEVQTVDYTNNQLGVTTNKQKYLADKVFNCTYSQINALHRRSGLPLVGLKHEITEMCLVELPKGLENFSVTVMDGPFFSIMPFPSRKLHTLSHVRYTPHTSWIDNEETPDVLKDSHKYYDGYDLHTNYKKMESDVLRYVPALKGMKLRDTISEVKTVLVKSESDDSRPILFKSNLGFPGYTCIMGGKVDNIYDVFVDLEVLYGKK
- a CDS encoding glycosyltransferase, encoding MGKNKKMSLVAKSELEDIFVSVVIVADAEVDALSTYLKDLSSLLEGHYTNYEILLVNNGVDQKEIIDASALLESLPCIRIMSLSQRTRYDTAVFAGLEAAIGDFVCTVNPTVDPIDSIEGIVKQNREYDVVQGVSDVPITGAFGNRLGRNLFYWYNRKHINIDIPINATYFASYSRRAVNALTSTHRNHRHIRHLVRLIGFKPTLFSYRPKQNPSNQRSLRTGVIEALEIATSYSTHPLRFVTWLGVFASFINILYIGYVLALNISNTRVAEGWTTTSLQLSGMFFILFIIMVILAEYVGRILVESRQEPQYYVTDESVSTISMADVSRRNIAK
- a CDS encoding glycosyltransferase family 2 protein, with product MSKSATVRKKFPSWQFPDFESNELSPKSSKYCVCVFVINEGERIQKQLAAMKKYSNIVDVVVADGGSTDGSLEPAFLKKQNVRALLTKKGPGKLSAQMRMAFAWALAEGYEGVVVVDGNGKDDISAIPQFIKLLDDGFDHIQGSRFIPGGKAINTPLSREIGLHLLHAPLISLASRKRHTDTTNGFRGYSASLLKDEDVAVFRDIFQTYELHYYLAIESSRRKQYKTVETPVTRAYPKSGKTPTKISPLKGNAHILKVLFSAALGKYKK